AAACGACCTCAGCAAAGTGTGTAGggtttctgactgaccactttcttccatggtacaatatgaagaaccgtaccttctgtagcaaaataaccttcatgcatgacaatgcaccatctcatgatgcaaaaGAGTACCTACCTCCCTCTCATTGGCTGTTAAAATACTGTTGTCATTGGGATGTTTGttcaataacattcaaattgtactcCAAAGGTTGACGACTTCAAAATTATGATGACTGTAGTTTATTTTGCTatctaatcatttatgaaatgcagtagtCCAGTTCTTCTCATATAGTGGGGCGGGCACCTCTGGGGGGGatgcggtgaactgtcagggagaggcagggaggactttcaatattagtgcagacctgccaacatgtatgactTTGTCGTTGCcaacatgcagtttgactcttgaatacgcttgtatgcttcactgctctccattttgttgcatttcactggtttcagttttgagttcagtctgtatagTACAGGTGATAAATATTATTAGTGATTATgggggcgtgaaaacatttgtgtcccccagtgggggcatgacagaaaataattgagaaccactgcagtagattgcagtgaagttcgATATCGGTGGTAGTCGGCTAGTTAGAACTAGCGACAACCAACAATTGAAAACATGGCGAATATTTACATTGAGTAGCAAATGATCGAATATCTAATAAAATATTAGTGATGTTACTGTGAAAATCTATAATTATGCTTAATGACTTACATTTGCATGCGTCCTTCAGTCTCCACTCTGCCGTCCTTTCAGCTGGAGTGTGGTATCCGCATCATCTCTACCTATGCCTACGTTTCAAGTCTGGTCCCCgaccacacttggtttctaCTGCTGTACCCCCCTCAGCCCTTGATTTAGGGAGAATCGgcacaccacttgattctcgtgaatgCACAACACCAAGGGGGTAAGGAGTAAGATCAGGGGTAAggggtggaattgggattcagccttaatgTCCACAATACAgatgttgtttaatttaaaaacataaacacgtaATTCTGATTACAATTGCAAAAACATCTTCACAGCCGCTGTCATTGtctgaacacatactgtacattgaacAAAAAAGTTAGAAGTTGAGTTTCAGTCGGTGGTTCTTGTCCTCGTCCTCTGAGTCTCtgcaagggagacaaaaaaaatacacaaaatactatTAAAGGGAAGTATCAGGCTTCTATTGTTTGAACTGGTGTGGTCTTTAGTGGGTGAGCCATGGTTAATGATTATCTACTGATAAGACATTGGGACTGACACTAAGAGGCATTTAGTTTAGCATTAAACTAGAAACAAAACTATTTACTCTTTGTCTAAATGTCTAAATCTTTTCGACTCCATATGAGCAGAAAGTAACAATACTATTTATGTACGTGTGACACTGAACCTTTGCTTGCTATGTAATGTGCTTTTTCAATGTAAGCTGCTTGTACAACACATCCATACAGAAATGACCATTTTAACATCGAACAAAGTGGAAGcatcttttcattcatttctataTATTTTGTTAATAGTTGAAAATATACAAAGCACCaccaaataatgtaataaaggtatttatatatttataaatgtacagtatgttttaatgTACGACAATCATTTTCCGGTTTTAATATTGTATATTGCAATAAAAAGAAGCTTGGCCATACCTGTCGGCCTTCACTATGCAGGTGAGGTCTCTGTTGCAGTGTGAGGCATGACGTCATCGCACCCCATCGAAGACTCCGAAGTGCGCTCATTGGGCGTcaaggttgccatggtgacgaCCACCGGCTCAGCGGACACGGTGGGACCGCGGGTCGACCTAACGTTCACGCGGAAGGAATTCCTGATGCCGGTGGACACTCGACTGGACAGTCGGCGGACCGCACTTGTGATGGCGCCCAGAGCGTCCCTGTCCTTCTTGATCAGCCCCACGTCGT
This genomic interval from Dunckerocampus dactyliophorus isolate RoL2022-P2 chromosome 18, RoL_Ddac_1.1, whole genome shotgun sequence contains the following:
- the si:dkeyp-72e1.6 gene encoding transmembrane protein 238-like, with the translated sequence MEPVYRGLGRCVCCFWLAVAFDVIGLLVLLIGVFVNVFFYDLLIYAGAIVIFLSLVWWVFWYSGNIEVLPAELEDDVGLIKKDRDALGAITSAVRRLSSRVSTGIRNSFRVNVRSTRGPTVSAEPVVVTMATLTPNERTSESSMGCDDVMPHTATETSPA